The Stigmatella ashevillena genomic sequence CGCTGGGAAACAACCTCATCAACACCGGCATGTACGAGGCCGCCGAGCAGGCGATGCGTGAGGTGGGGGTGGACCTCACCACCCTCATCGAGATGGAGCCGGACGCGGGCCTGGGCAACGGCGGCCTGGGCCGACTGGCGGCGTGCTTCCTCGACTCGCTGGCCACCCTGGCCTACCCCGGCATGGGGTACGGCATCCGCTACGAGTTCGGCATCTTCTCGCAGGACTTCGTGGCCGGGCACCAGGTGGAGCGCGCCGACGAGTGGCTGAAGTTCGGCAATCCCTGGGAAATCGTCCGGCCGGAGAAGGCGGTGCCGGTGCGCTTCTTCGGGCGGGTGGAGCACCACCGGGGCGCGGACGGCCAGCCGGTGGCGCGCTGGGTGGGGGGCAAGACGGTCGTCGGCGTGCCCTTCGACACCCCCATCGCCGGCTTTGGCAACAACACCGTCAACACCCTGCGGCTGTGGCAGGCCCGGGCCAGCGAGGAGTTCGACCTGCTGCTGTTCAACGCGGGCGACTACGAGCGCTCGGTGGTGGAGAAGAACGACTCGGAGGTGATTTCCAAGGTCCTCTACCCCAACGACGCGTTCCAGGCGGGCAAGGAGCTGCGGCTCAAGCAGGAGTACTTCTTCGTCGCCTGCTCCATCGCGGACATCGTCCGGCGCTACCTGAAGAAGCACTCGGACTTCCGGCACTTCCCCAGCAAGGCGGCCATCCAGCTCAACGACACGCACCCGGCCATCGCGGTGGCCGAGCTGATGCGCGTGCTGGTGGACGACAAGCGCCTGGGCTGGGACGAGGCGTTCCACATCACCCAGCAGACGTTCGGCTACACCAACCACACGCTCCTGGCGGAGGCGATGGAGAAGTGGCCGGTGACGCTCTTCGAGCGCCTGCTGCCGCGCCACCTGGAAATCATCTACGAAATCAACCACCGCTTCCTGCGCCAGGTGCAGATCCGCTACCCGTTCGACCAGGAGCGGATGCAGCGGATGAGCCTGGTGGAAGAGGGCCACGAGAAGATGATCCGGATGGCCCACCTGGCGGTGGTGGGCAGCCACAGCGTGAACGGCGTGGCGGCGCTGCACACGGACCTGCTGCGGCGGGATGTGCTGACGGACTTCGCGGGGATGTTCCCGGAGCGCTTCAACAACAAGACGAACGGCGTCACCCCCCGGCGCTGGCTGGCCTGGTGCAACCCGCGCCTGTCCAAGCTCATCACCTCGCGCATCGGCCACGGCTGGGAGACGGACCTCGACAAGCTGCGCAAGCTGGAGGAGCACGCGAAGGATGCGGCGTTCCGCAAGGCGTTCCGCGAGGTGAAGCAGCAGAACAAGCACGACCTGACGCGGTACGTGAGCGAGCTGTGCAAGGTGGACCTCAACCCCGAGGCCCTCTTCGACGTGCAGATCAAACGCCTGCACGAGTACAAGCGCCAGTTGCTCAACGCGCTGCACACCGTGGTGCTGTGGATGCGGGCGCGAAGAGACCCTTCGACCATCATCCACCCCCGGGCCTTCCTCTTCGGGGCAAAGGCAGCGCCGGGCTACCAGTCCGCCAAGCTCATCATCCGGCTCATCAACGGCATCGCCGAGGTGGTGAACAGCGACGCGGGCACCACGGGGTTGCAGGTGCTGTTCCTGCCCAACTACCGGGTGAGCCTGGCCGAGCGCATCATCCCGGCGGCGGATGTGTCCGAGCAGATCTCCACCGCGGGCTGGGAGGCCTCCGGCACCGGCAACATGAAGCTGATGCTCAACGGCGCGCTGACGCTGGGCACGCTGGATGGCGCGAACGTGGAGATCCGCGACGAGGTGGGCGATGAGAACTTCTTCCTCTTCGGACTCACCGCGGACGAGGTCATCGCGCGGAAGCGGGCCGGGTACCGGCCGCGCGACGTGTACCACCAGAACCTGGAGCTCCGGGAGGCGATTGATCTCATCTCCTCCGGCTTCTTCTCTCCGGAGGACAAGAACCTGTTCAAGCCGCTGGTGGACAGCCTGATGGACGAGGACCGCTACCTCGTCCTGGCGGACTTCGAGTCCTACCGCGCGAAGCAGGAGGAAGTGGCGCGGGCCTACCTGGACCACGACACCTGGACGCACAAGTGCATCCTCAACGTGGCCCGGGCCGGCATCTTCTCGTCGGACCGCACCATCCGGCAGTACGCGGAGGAGATCTGGAAGGTGGATCCGGTCCCCGTGGAGCTGTGAGCCCCCGGGACGTGGCTCACCCCGCGTTGAGCCACGTCTCGTAGGCGCGGAAGTCGTAGTCCCGGCCCAGGAAGTCCTTCACCAGCAGGGCGGCGTCCTTGGAGCCTCCGGGCTCCAGCACCGCGCGCCGGTAGGCCTGGGCGGGCTCGGGATTGAGCATGCCCTTGTCCTGGAACACGGTGAACAGGTCCTTCGCGATGACCAGGGACCACATGTACGTGTAGTAGATGGCCGAGTACCCATCCAGGTGGCCGAAGGAGAGGTGGAAGTAGGTGCCCTCCACGTAGGGGAAGGGCGTGTACTTGCCTTGCAGCTCCCGCACGAGCGCGGTGGTGTCCAACCCCTTCGGCTCCCGGCGGTACAACTCCAGGCTGAGCGCCGCGTAGAACATCTGCTGGCGCACGTGCAGGCCCTTGCCGAAGTCATCCGCGCGCTTCATGCGCTGGATGGTCTCCGAGGGCAGCGGCTCGCCCGTCTGGTAGTGCTTCGCGAAGGTCTGCAGCGCACCCACGTCCCGGGCCCACTCCTCCAGCATCTGCGAGGGCGCCTCCACGAAGTCCCACTCGGTGCGGACACCGGACAGGCCCGCCCAGCGCGTGTGGCCACCGAAGAGGTGGTGCAGCAGGTGGCCGAACTCGTGGAAGAACGTCTCCACATCCCGGTGCAGCATCAGCGCGGGCTCGGCCCCGGGCTTGGGGAAGTTGCACATCAGCACGGCCTCGGGCAGGCGGCGCTCCTGCTTGCCGGTGGCGAGGGTGAACTGGGCCGCGTGCTTGTACTTGTCGGCCCGGGGGTGCATGTCCAGGTAGAAGCGCCCCACCTGCGTCTCCCCCTGGAAGATGTCGTACGCCTCCACGTCCGGGTGCCACACGGGCGCCTCCGGGAGCTTCCGGTAACTCACCCCGAACAGGCGGGAGGTGAGATCCAACACGCCCTGCTTCACGCGCGTGTACTCGAAGTAGGGCCGGATCGCCTGCGAGTCGAAGCTGTACTGCTCGGCCTTCACCCGGTCATCCAGGAAGCCCTGGTCCCACGGATCCACCTGGCTGGCGCCCGGCTCGTCCTTGCGCTTGCGCTCCAGCAGCGTCTGGTAGTCGCGGCGGCAGCGCTCGTCGGAGGCGGCGGCGATCTTCTCGATGAAGTCCCCCGCGTTCCGCTCGCTGCGGATCATCTTGTCCTCGGTGGCGTAGGCCGCCCAACTGGCGTAGCCCAGCAGCGTGGCCAACTCGTGGCGCCGCTCCAGCAGGCTCTGGAGAACCGTCACGTTCCGCGGGTAGGCGCGAGAGCGGTTGGCCCGCCAGAGCTTCTCGCGCGCCGAGCCATCCCGCGCGTACGTCATGAAGGGAACCAGATCCGGATAGTCGGTGGTGATGCGCACCTTGCCGTCCGCTCCCGGCGGGTGGGAGCGCACGTAGTCCGCAGGCAGCCCATCGAGGGCCGAGGGCGACAACTCCACGGTGCGCACATCGCCCCGGATGTTGCGGTCGAACTCCTGGCCGATGCGGACCAGCTCCTCCTGGAGCGCCTTCACCCGGTCCCGGGTGGCTTGATCCCGGTCGACACCGGAGCGCCGGAAGTCCCGCAGGAGCTTCTCCGCCCACTTCCGGGTGGGCGCGTCCTCCTGGGAGACGTCGAGCGAGGCGATGACGTCGTAGACGCCCCGGTCGAGGGAGATCTCCGTGGCGAGGTTCTCCAGCTCCTGCTCGGACGTCTCGGCGGACTGACGCATGGCCGCGTCCGGGTGGCTGTGGCGGACGACGCTGGCCCGGGCGCTGGCATCCGAGAGGCTGGCGGTGGCCTCGTCGTAGATTTCGAGGGCCTCGCGGGGGTTGCGCGGCGCGGGCAGGGACTTGAAGCGCTCGATGCCAGAGCGCGCTTTGGCCAGGGCCTCCTCGCTCGCATGGCGAAAGACCTCCGGCGGGCAGGTGACGAGGCGGGCGGCATCGGGGGTGGCAGGCACGGGTCTGCTCCTGGGAGAAAGTCGCCCCCAAGCTAATGCGACGCGCTCCTGGGAGCAGCAGCTTTGAAAGCGTGCTGGCCAGCACTGAACGCCAGCCCCC encodes the following:
- a CDS encoding M3 family metallopeptidase, yielding MPATPDAARLVTCPPEVFRHASEEALAKARSGIERFKSLPAPRNPREALEIYDEATASLSDASARASVVRHSHPDAAMRQSAETSEQELENLATEISLDRGVYDVIASLDVSQEDAPTRKWAEKLLRDFRRSGVDRDQATRDRVKALQEELVRIGQEFDRNIRGDVRTVELSPSALDGLPADYVRSHPPGADGKVRITTDYPDLVPFMTYARDGSAREKLWRANRSRAYPRNVTVLQSLLERRHELATLLGYASWAAYATEDKMIRSERNAGDFIEKIAAASDERCRRDYQTLLERKRKDEPGASQVDPWDQGFLDDRVKAEQYSFDSQAIRPYFEYTRVKQGVLDLTSRLFGVSYRKLPEAPVWHPDVEAYDIFQGETQVGRFYLDMHPRADKYKHAAQFTLATGKQERRLPEAVLMCNFPKPGAEPALMLHRDVETFFHEFGHLLHHLFGGHTRWAGLSGVRTEWDFVEAPSQMLEEWARDVGALQTFAKHYQTGEPLPSETIQRMKRADDFGKGLHVRQQMFYAALSLELYRREPKGLDTTALVRELQGKYTPFPYVEGTYFHLSFGHLDGYSAIYYTYMWSLVIAKDLFTVFQDKGMLNPEPAQAYRRAVLEPGGSKDAALLVKDFLGRDYDFRAYETWLNAG
- a CDS encoding glycogen/starch/alpha-glucan phosphorylase, which gives rise to MAEPLRSQSPSSPPPSDEDASRTGREPENVRRGFLEHVRFSRGKNPETATAHDRFMALSLAVRDRLAHRWVKTARTYYEQDVKRAYYLSAEYLLGRALGNNLINTGMYEAAEQAMREVGVDLTTLIEMEPDAGLGNGGLGRLAACFLDSLATLAYPGMGYGIRYEFGIFSQDFVAGHQVERADEWLKFGNPWEIVRPEKAVPVRFFGRVEHHRGADGQPVARWVGGKTVVGVPFDTPIAGFGNNTVNTLRLWQARASEEFDLLLFNAGDYERSVVEKNDSEVISKVLYPNDAFQAGKELRLKQEYFFVACSIADIVRRYLKKHSDFRHFPSKAAIQLNDTHPAIAVAELMRVLVDDKRLGWDEAFHITQQTFGYTNHTLLAEAMEKWPVTLFERLLPRHLEIIYEINHRFLRQVQIRYPFDQERMQRMSLVEEGHEKMIRMAHLAVVGSHSVNGVAALHTDLLRRDVLTDFAGMFPERFNNKTNGVTPRRWLAWCNPRLSKLITSRIGHGWETDLDKLRKLEEHAKDAAFRKAFREVKQQNKHDLTRYVSELCKVDLNPEALFDVQIKRLHEYKRQLLNALHTVVLWMRARRDPSTIIHPRAFLFGAKAAPGYQSAKLIIRLINGIAEVVNSDAGTTGLQVLFLPNYRVSLAERIIPAADVSEQISTAGWEASGTGNMKLMLNGALTLGTLDGANVEIRDEVGDENFFLFGLTADEVIARKRAGYRPRDVYHQNLELREAIDLISSGFFSPEDKNLFKPLVDSLMDEDRYLVLADFESYRAKQEEVARAYLDHDTWTHKCILNVARAGIFSSDRTIRQYAEEIWKVDPVPVEL